One genomic region from Rattus norvegicus strain BN/NHsdMcwi chromosome 10, GRCr8, whole genome shotgun sequence encodes:
- the Gngt2 gene encoding guanine nucleotide-binding protein G(I)/G(S)/G(O) subunit gamma-T2 isoform X1, producing MAQDLSEKELLRMEVEQLKKEVKNPRDPISKTGKEIKDYVEAQSGTDPLLKGIPEDKNPFKEKGTCVIS from the exons ATGGCCCAGGATCTCAGTGAGAAGGAGCTGCTGAGGATGGAGGTGGAGCAGTTGAAGAAGGAAGTAAAGAACCCACGTGATCCG ATTTCCAAGACAGGAAAGGAAATCAAGGATTATGTAGAGGCCCAATCAGGGACCGACCCTCTTCTGAAAGGCATCCCAGAAGACAAGAATCCCTTCAAGGAGAAAGGCACTTGTGTGATAAGCTGA